CCTATGGGCACAAAAAAACCTGAGCAAGGGAACACCGGAAAAAGATACCAGTTTGAATTGTCCCGGACCGCGATCTTCCTGTGGAGTGCAGGGGTCTTTGTCCTCCTGGCGTGGATCTTTACCCTTGGTGTCCTGGCAGGGAGAGGCCTCCTACCGGGAGGCGCCGAGACACTGACGGAATTGAAGACGCAGATTGCCAAGCTCCAGCACATGATCAACAAAAAGGATCGATCCGAACTGGCGGAGATACGGGCACTGCAGAAAGACCCGGAATTTGCATTCTTTGACGAACTTTCGGTAAAAAAAGCCGAACCCGAGAAACCGTCTGGAACACCCGCAGGAAAACCCCCAGGCGCCGCCGTGACGCAAAAACCGGTAAAGCCTGCGACCTCCGCAATGACGCGGGAAAAGGCCAAGCCCCCCGGCGTCTCGGTCAAATACGTTGTGCAGGTCGCCTCTCTGGAGACCGAAGACAAGGCGACGAATATGGTAAACCGATTGACCCGGAAGGGGTATCCGGCGTATTTTTACAAGGTGTTTGTCAAAGGACGGGAATATTTCCGGGTCAGATGCGGTACATTCAAGACCGAAGCGGAGGCTGTCAAGCTCCAGAAAATGTTGATCGAGAAAGAGAAGCTGACCGGCTTTGTACAGAAGGTCGAGGGTAATTGACGCAGAGACCAAACCTTGGTGCTGTTATTTGAGGACAAACCGTCTTTGGCCGGCAGGGTAGGCATGGCAATGATCGATGAAAATGATGCGCATCCCGTTGTAAAGAAAGCAGTGGCTGCGGACATTGAAGGCGTGCATAAGATCCTTAATTTCTTTGCACAGAAAGGGCTTCTCCTTCCAAGACCCTTGAGCGAGCTGTACGAACATCTGAGGCAGTATTATGTTTTAAAGACAGGGCCGGCGGGCACGGTCCAGGGGGTGTGCGGATTGGGCATCTGCTGGAAAGATCTGGCAGAAATTCAGTCCCTGGCCATATCGGAATCACACCAGGGGAAGGGATTCGGTCGCCTGTTGGTTGCGGCATGTCTCGAGGAGGCAAGGCTTCTCGAACTCAACAGGGTGTTT
Above is a window of Deltaproteobacteria bacterium DNA encoding:
- a CDS encoding SPOR domain-containing protein, coding for MGTKKPEQGNTGKRYQFELSRTAIFLWSAGVFVLLAWIFTLGVLAGRGLLPGGAETLTELKTQIAKLQHMINKKDRSELAEIRALQKDPEFAFFDELSVKKAEPEKPSGTPAGKPPGAAVTQKPVKPATSAMTREKAKPPGVSVKYVVQVASLETEDKATNMVNRLTRKGYPAYFYKVFVKGREYFRVRCGTFKTEAEAVKLQKMLIEKEKLTGFVQKVEGN
- a CDS encoding N-acetyltransferase, encoding MIDENDAHPVVKKAVAADIEGVHKILNFFAQKGLLLPRPLSELYEHLRQYYVLKTGPAGTVQGVCGLGICWKDLAEIQSLAISESHQGKGFGRLLVAACLEEARLLELNRVFTLTYVPGFFEQFGFTEIDKSCLPHKIWADCLKCPKFPDCDETALMLDL